DNA sequence from the Acipenser ruthenus chromosome 20, fAciRut3.2 maternal haplotype, whole genome shotgun sequence genome:
AACAGTatcagaataataaaataattggttaaATATACAGACAATTGCTGCTTTTTATATATGGTATCatccatatattttaatatatgttgcAATCCTTTTTAATAACGTGGTCTATTGTAAATATGTTTCACTTGAAATAGTTTAAAGGGAAtagaaataaaatacagtaagtgTAAAATCCTAGTTTATAGTTTTCCTTGATATTTTCACACAATAAATGCACTTTTGTAAAATTGCCCTCTGTTGGAGTTATGTGGTATTGCAAGCTCCAACCTCACAGTATGTGAGGACCACAGCTAAATAGCCTAAATAGGGTATAAAGCCAAAAgcttaaaatgcagttttgatgtTTTTTAAATAGCCTACCATATCTCTCATGAGGGAATCAAAGACCATGAGGCATCTATGATTACCAGCAGCACGGAATTCAATGGAAAGCCAATTAAAGAGAAATGTTTAGGACTCTGTATTAAAATACCACTAAAAACTATTGCAAAAAAGGTTATCATAAAAGGTTAATGGAAGTTCAAAAATACATCTGAGACATTGAAATTACAGTACTTCACATTTACCAACATTCATTGTTAAGAGTAAGTAAAGGGACACATATTTTAGTTGTTAGATACACATTACATAACAATTACCAAGTCATAGTTTTAGTATTACTTTCTATCTACACTAGCAGTATTGCACATGTAATTACTACACACATTGTGAGttcaataacatttttaaaagagtaaCTTGATtatataaacacaaatatattttattaaaattaagaaaatataaatgGCAGTAAGTACTAAGTTGTTACTATTTGATGTTACAGTAGCTTATTACAGTAGAATGACACTGTAACTACACTATTGTTTCTAACAATTGCTCAGTAATTAATAAATAGCACGTACCCTTCAATTGAAGTATAACCGGTACCAGcaaaatttaaaaagtgtaaaagaTTTTTGAAGCTTTTTAATGGACACGAAGTCCAGCATTGGGACACAACAAGTTAATATTAACTGTGGAAATGCTTATATTAAGGAATTAGATATTCACAAAGgtattttttcacactgcggcaAACATCATCATGCCATTTCCCTTGTGCAGATAGTGAAAGCATCACACAGCTTTCTCGTTTCCCTCCAGTAGGTTGGTTCTTAGAACGATCCCAGTTGAAGTAGCTAATGGCCATTCCATTGACATCGACGTACTGCCCTTCCTTGACCATGTCTGTCACTCCGATCCAGAACTCCTTGGCTCCAGGAGAGCTTTTCTTTGCATACTCACGGAGGCTGTTGTTTTCATCTATGTTTCGAGGGATAACTAAGGTTCCTCCTTGAGCGATACAGTCTTCGTTGGCTTCATGGTAGTGTTTTGGTTCATCAATGGACAGGTAGCACTTTCTGTTGACTTTCGTGCCTCGCAGGCAAACTGTAAGCAGAACGTTTTATGAAGAGCATTAACTGCAACATCTATAGTAATAAAGTAAAAACCTGTCAGTACAGTGACCTGAATTAGCCTTTCCAGCCAGAAAAGTAACTTGAATAAGCATCCTCAAAGATTCAATCCAGAGTCGAGAACtcttttaaactgtttattgtttttatttgcaatattaaAACTTTGTTGgttgaaatacagtatttctacTTATCGTTGATGATGGtgaagttttacattttaaaatccctttatatTCCTTTAACCATTTAATAACTAATCAGAATGGGGTCATTGAAAGAGGTATTGGGGTCAGTGAAAGAGGTACTTTATGCTTAAGTTACTTTACCAAAAACTGTCTATCCCATCCGTTGTGGGAAATTGTTGGTCCTATACCACACTGCTTTTCATTGAGCACTAGAGTTGGGAATAAATATTTAGCAAGTAAATATAGACAGCACTGCTGTACTCCCTGAGGTCTGAATGCAACACATATCTTTAACACTCCCTGCACAGTTTTAGAAACAAGGATAATATTTTTATGTGTTCCTGGGTCCACAACCTAGTTTTCATTTCGAGCCAAGTATGAGTTCTTTCAGTGAGCATCAGTGTagacagaaaaaacaacataggGCAGGAAACACGGCGTACTCTTAAAAGTCGACTTAAAATGGGCCTTTTTCTACATCCCAATATACAACTTGCTTTTACACAGTAAAGCcctgttatttttaaacaaatatataacttGCTGATAACTTGAAAATGCATTTTCTTCCCACACATTTTTTATACTGCAAGCTTTCTACAGTCATTTTGGTTTACTATCTTTAAAGTACACCAGTGTTTTCAGTGACTTTAGACTTTGAATCTTAAAGGACCCACTAAAGCAATGGTGAGTCGCCCCCTTACTTAGCATACATTTAGCTGGCATGTTAaatctgggtttctaacaaataaatcagtgaatttgaatattttatttttacacttggcgattGAACGAAAagcattatcgttcagcaattaaatctaaaaaaaaaaaatctgggttttcacaaaatacatttattttgccagctaaatctaaAGCTAAATGGGCCCATTGAAGCGtctgatttggcattgtatgctgcagagctgcccttacactccGAGAGCCAATGTCTCCGCTGCTCCGCCTCCTCTGCATAATACAATGCCAAAAGAATggacacatttcaaaacttttaagaatgtgtttgttaacatttatgtattaagcttaatcagaactttttttttggttacatcTAGGAAAGAAtacacgatttacattaaatccgggaaaaacactgttaaaatataaatatgtgtaAGCCGCCATTTCAGCTCTGTTCActacagtttcactgacactcaccacttcaaacttgatttatgtatttatttaaatttttaatttaatttttaattccTTAATGCTTATTTTGCTAGGTTAGTGGTGTGTCTGATGAAGCTGCTTCTGCTCCCTTGTCCCTGATGCCTTTCTGTGCTGTTGCTCAGTTTTTCTCCAGTGGTCTTGCTGCAATCAAACCATGTAATCAATAGCACAGAAAGTGAATTggtacaatattgtttttttcttcctgttgttgtttttttttttttttgttatctataTTCAGTAATAGCATTGCATTTGAAAAACTTGTATATCCTGAATTAAGGGTAAAAAATATGAAAGGGAAACAAGTGACAATGCTGCTCACACCAACATATCTACTTTAAAGCCTTTGGCTTAAAAAGCACCATACGATTTAATGGAAAACAGTTTTATATAGATCTAGCTATCTTTAGCGCAGTGAAGTGTGAAACTGTTAGAACACTCACAGCATTTCTTGGTTCCTTAAGCACCCTTTCTCTACAgtgttatactgtatatcatcTGGAGATGCTATAGGATGGAGATTTAATTCCATTCAGAGGTTTGCACCCCATGGTGATGAccaatcaaaatacaacatgcatcTAGACTCATATGTCAAGCAGCACCTGCAATGTGCACCCATCTAAAACCAGTCATAATGTAAATTAGTACGATTAATATGTGCTTCTATTCACAGTACAGGTAgacaagattttattttttcttaatggttcttattgctattattatttttttgttttgatttttggtAAGTCAGACTGTGACTTCAGGAGCTACTCTTCAGATGTAGTTGCCAGCCATAAACATTTGCAGATCAGCCAAGTACTTCAGCAAGCACCAGCCAAGTGcacatctagtgcacagcagtgtatattgcCAGCACAACAAAAGGAAAAATGTTTCCAAAGTGGCAAATCAATAGAAATAAAAGCAATTAAATAAAACCATGTTCCATGAGTAAGTGAAACCAGAACTACTCAGTTTAAAGCcccctttcacaaacaaccaccAAATATATCCCTTCTGGTTTAGTATTTGAACTGTAGGGTACATTTGGGGAATGCCATGATTTACACTTCTGAAGTAATGTCCTGTGAAAGGGCCTATTTATTAATACATGAAGAAAGTAATACTTGTGCAGGTTAACGTACCTGTCTGCAGTGCTTGCATTTCCTTCAGGGAGTTCACTTCGTGCCACAGCTTGTTGATCTGTGACTTTAAATCATCATCTCCTGCATCTTAGTGAGAAAATACACAGAGCAACCAAAGTGAACCCAGGTTACAATACAGTGCTCATACAAAAAAAAGATGCAGTTCTTAGTTAAAATAATCAAGTTTATAAAGTATAAGTGTCCCATATGTtcacacaaaaatataaatccgATGCTGTGCAAACAACATGGTCATAAACCAGTCTTCGTTTGCAgtcacttaaagggtacataaagacctgctcactggtaattccatctcagttacatatgtgagcaggaggatgatgggtaGTTCTGTGAGGTCCtcgcaggtacatgtgaagccatcttgaggcagggaatgcaatttaaaagttaaaaaaatggtcaaaatgtaaaaaaaaaaaaaaaaaaaattaaaacaatacacacacgttatgtaaacagttgtagcaacacatgggaacatgtaacacaataaaataaaaaggtccttatgtgcttTTTAAGATAGTTTAAGCCACCCACACCCGTCCTTAGTATCTGCTCACAGCAACATCACTGTGAGACAAAAAGGGTTATTCAATCTAACAGCCCTGTTCCACCCAGGCCTTTAATTTTTATTCAGACCAATTAAATAACTAAGCACCTGAATGGACTGAAAGTGCCACCAGGGAATTTCCATGAAGTCATACAAAAACCTTTGTAAAGGACTGTATTTCATGTGTGCCTCTTTACATTTATACTTGGGTGCATGTTaaagtgaaatgtattttggtCACTGTGTGTATGCTTGTAAGTTTTTCTGtctaagtactgtatatattatatttatgttttagtttttcCAAAGTCTTGACAGGGCAACTTTTTATACCCCACAGAGCTcatcaaaacatttgttttaaattaaattaagtcAGCTTATACCCTGAAACTTATATTTAATCATTGTGAAAAAAAGTCAATATAAAATTGGATTTCTGCTAACAAACCACTTCAGACAGATAGCATGCATTCCGATACCTCTTAGTCGGGCTCTGTTTGACCTTCCAGGGTTAGATCTTGAAGTTCGCCCCAAAGCCTGCTCTAATATCACTGCACTTAGGAAAAGCAAGACCACAAGTCCTGGCTGAGCCATGCTTGAAGATGTTGATGTTGATGTTGATGTTGATGTTGAAGACCGCTGAAGGCAGTGGGAATGGTTTTATATGACCATGACTCACAGGATGTAGGCTGCATAACCCTGTGAGTGTGGGCTGACTGAATACAGAATTTATAGTGTTCATGTGATTGGTTGGAGCTTTtttggagtgggggggggggggggggttaaatccCTCAGGTGGATTGAACACAGAGTGCCTCCTGTCCCATTCCACTCTTCCATCCACACTTAAATATTGGATGCATGCCTCTATGTTAAGCATCTATCTTCTTAGCTGTACAAGGAAGGCTTTAAGTTCAGCTACACAGccctgtacatacagtataactGCTGTAGAGATTTGTACAAATGCAAATCCtctgtaaaaaatacaatattgaaCCATATAGAGTTAAACTTGTATTAAAATCCCTATGCAGAGCAACCTACTGTCTATAGTGATCTTTCTGACTAAGCTCTCTATCAAAGGCTGTCAGTTGTCTTTCTCATCATAACTGAAACTGAGAAACTGCAGCAGGGAGAAGGTTTTATGTATTATAGAATACATGTCAGGGTTGCTGTGTGCATTGAAAATCCATCAGCCATATGAGAGCGCAGTTACACAAATGTATATGCAACATTTTACTGGCCCCTACTTTGTTTAAATCTGCGGTGGCCCCCTGAGTTGTTGTTATAAgaaggtttgaatgttatttgaatatgagtgttattttttttttttcttcttcttacttCAAAGTGTAGTGTGCACATAGTAGTCAATTCCAATTTCATGAATCTAAATGCAAGAATCCAGAATAAAGtatcatacatgccaacagtccctatattcATCTATCCgtctatccatctttcactagactttacccaGTGTCAGGTCCATATACCACCACAAATTGAGAATGGCAGATGTAaggcgacttttaattggataatttattacacatactattttattTAAGTTCATTAGTTctcattttattttcagtgatttgccaaattagtatgtgtaatcattagaattacaacacatactaaagtgaacagtttccaaatgttggcaagtatgcagtATTGCTACAAACATGAAGACACCAGACAATGTAGAGTTAATCTGTTTGAAGAAACAGCTGATATGATACTGTTTACTatgtttcatacaaaaaaaaacctcacaggaATGAAGTGCCTACGAAAGCAGGCAGGCTTTCAGTAATTTTCCATATTTTTCAATTTGCCATGTTTTTCCAAGACTGTTATCCTGTGCTGTTAGTGTTAATGAATATAGTGTTTGTTACTCCCAGAGAATGGTGCCATTTACAGTACCTAGCTGCTACTGACTATATATAGAACGGGAGCATGTTATAAGGAATCTGATTTTACACAAGGGCTGGCCCTGTAAGCTTGGCCAGGTTGAGAATCGTTATTACAAAGTAGAGTCTCTTTCATTGAGATTCCAAATCTTTTTATCCTTTGATACAACAACACGATATAGTTCACTTGTTTTAAACGCCTTTCAGGAGGAGACCCAGATTGAATTCCGGCTCCCATCACAAAAGACATGTGTTTGGTGGTCTCAACTAGCTCCCCAATAGCCAGTGTTCCACATAAAAGCACGATGTGGCTTTGAGGTCCAAATTGATTGTTACCTGGGGCTGATCTAGGGCCAGTTAATGTAAGATGAGTTCACGGTCTTGTCCTTGTAGCCCGGTGGTTTGCGCACTGGTCTGGAGTCACAAAACTTGCACGCTCACATCCTGCTGCCCCTTACAAGTTTTTTATGTACTTTTTTGTTATATTTACAGATAAATCCTTTTCCACACGCACCACAATTTAAAATAAGATATTATtcctaatatatacagtatatttgactGGAGATAATAATAGAAAattaagtcaccttggataaaggtgtctgccaaataaataaatactaataccaAAATAACACCAGACTAGGCACAAGGTCtcattactttttgaatattatCTGACATATAAGCAGATTAACATTCACCCGTGAAAGGACAAAGGCTACCACCCCAATTAGAGAGGAGTACAACTCCAGTACATAAAGTAGAGTAAACCTTTAACATCTATATTAACattttccaaatctttttttCAAGAAGCAGAAACAGAAAATTGTCCATTAAGTGAAATATGTAAAGCTAATGGCAGGCTATTATGTTGGAGATGTAGAAAGGGCTCTTATGCTCATGGTACTTAGGATGTGCtgctacaaaacaaacattttttacattagTAAACTAGTAAGAGGGTGATTATGTCTGTTTTAATGATATTTGTAAGCGCATGTATACTGGGTAGGTTTTTGATCATGCATCTTCATTTCAAGTCCTGTGTGTGTAGGGGGAGAGTGAATATTTTGGTAAACATCTATCTGAACCTTTCTATCTACATGTTTGAGTGAAAACACTTGAATAAGCATCTACGTATGTATTTTATTCTGCAGTCACGTCATTTTGGATTGTGGTCTTGAAATAGTTCAGAAGTATTTTGAAAAGAAAGCAAAATTTATTTAGCCATAATAGTTGTAAGGAACGATGGCTTGACTCTGGTTCTGTAATGTCATTATAGATATGCTAAATGCTGCATGTGCTGAATAACAGAGCTTTATAAAGATGTTATAACTTTGTAAAGGCCTGCGCTGTTTTGTCACATCATTAGCATTTTGCTTtttcattaaagagtaagtaacttcAAATTTCATTGTCTTCTCTCCATACAGTTTTATGTTGTTTGCAACCATGCTGACTGTTCTTATTAAATGattaaaattaagttaaaaacATTAATAAGTAAGCCACAGTCTGTGGTGACACAAGTTAAGGTGCTAGTTCACTGTCAGTCTAGCTATGCAATCCATTCTATATTCAGTAAACAATTTAcagaacatacagtatattataaataacCCAAATGTCCACTAGATGTCTCTGTTTAACAGCTGATAATTTAATAAACTCTTTTACCCCTACAGTATAAGGTCTTACTGTATATCAAAGCCTATTCTCTAGAAATAGCCCTTGAGTCACTCAGTTTGAAGCTTTTCTATATTCCGGAATACAAGGACTCCATCTGTATAACCCCTACTGTTCTCCAACAAAGCAGGTCATCGATTTGAACATACGTGGCTCCAAAAAGTATCTCCAAAAAGTATCTCCAAAAAAAACTGTTAGAGATGTTGTTCAGACAAACTCGTCTTTTCTGAAGCCTTTTAGATAATACAATCAAAACAACTGCCTCATCTGTCCCTTATATGGAATACCACAGTAAAGGGCCCTGCTCATTTCTCACATACACTGTGCAGTTTTGAAGTGTTTGGAATTAACCTGCATCTCTTCCCCACTGGCCTTCTGCGGATCTATTTCACTCCGCAAATTGGTTTATTTCTGGTAGGCCTCTCGCTGATAATCCATAAACATCTGCCCTGGGATCAGGTTGCTTACCAGATCCATTGCACAGGTGC
Encoded proteins:
- the LOC117425511 gene encoding tetranectin-like protein produces the protein MAQPGLVVLLFLSAVILEQALGRTSRSNPGRSNRARLRDAGDDDLKSQINKLWHEVNSLKEMQALQTVCLRGTKVNRKCYLSIDEPKHYHEANEDCIAQGGTLVIPRNIDENNSLREYAKKSSPGAKEFWIGVTDMVKEGQYVDVNGMAISYFNWDRSKNQPTGGKRESCVMLSLSAQGKWHDDVCRSVKKYLCEYLIP